The Winogradskyella schleiferi genome contains the following window.
TTCAATGGAATTCGCTTCCATTTGGTAAACGACTTTGTTAGTACGTCCGACAACATGGTTATAAGCCACATAAGCGATAATACCAACAATAAGTCCACCGACAGTTGTAGTCATGGCTGTATATAATCCACTTGCAAGCACATCCATCTGAATCGTTCCACCTGCATTTGCCAATTCGAAAATAGAAATAATCATCCCAACTACAGTTCCTAAGAAACCGATCATTGGTGCGACTCCAGAAATGGTCGCTAAAACGCTAACGTTTTTTTCAAGATTATAAATTTCCAATCGACCAGCATTTTCAATGGCTGTATTGATATCTTCTAGCGGTTTCCCTATTCTGGTAATGCCTTTGGCAATTAATCTTGACACAGGTGAGTTTTGCTGAGCACATAACATTTGAGCCGAATCTATTTTACCGTTACTCACATGATCCTTTATTTGATTCATAAAATTTGAATCGACCTTAGATGCCGCTTTTATGGCAAAAATACGCTCAAAATAAATGTAAATGGCTAAAATTAAGAGTAGGAATAAAATGAGAATAATCACAATTCCTGACGTTCCTCCACTTGTAATCAATTCAATTATAGACAAGGTTTTTTCAACCGATTCCCCATCGGTTAAAACGTCTACTTCATCTTGAATAGTACTTAATGCTATCATACTAAAATATTTAATTTTTAAGTTGCTGTTGTTATAACGTTAAGTTTTTGGCTTAAGTATATATGTTATTTCAATTTATTTTACTCCGATAAAAGACATAAGACCGCTTCGCTGTTAGACATTAGAACCAAGACTTGATTCTAACTAAGTGACAAGCACCTTTGTTTTAATTCAAAATTTTTCTTTTTTTATTTTTAAAAAACTTTTAAAACCAAATACTTAACTAAGGTTTCAGAAATTAAAACACTTTTAATCGAACACTTAATTCCTATTTCAAAAAATGGATCTTGTTACCATAAAGGCAGCTGCACCAGCTAAAAAACCAACTAATGCCAACCAAGATATTTTCTTTAAGTACCAAAAGAAATCAATTTTTTCCATGCCCATAGCTACAACACCTGCAGCAGAACCAATGATTAACATGCTTCCTCCTGTTCCTGCGGAATAAGCAATGAAATGCCAAAGCTCATTATCCATAGGTTCTGAGAACATTCCCAAACTTGCTGCGACCAAAGGTACATTATCAATAACAGCCGATCCAACACCTAGTAATAATACCACTAAATCCGATACACCTTCATGATGAAACTCTGTCCCTAACATTGGCATGGTTTCTTGCAGTGATCCTGCAAATCCGAATAAAATCCCTAAAGATTCCAAAGCAGCTACAGCCATTAATATTCCCAAGAAAAACAAGATACTTGGCAATTCGATTTTAGATAAAGAATGGTGTACAGGACTATGGCTAGCATGAGCTGCGTGCTCTTCTGAAACGACTTCTGAAATTGCAAATTTTGAATTACTGTAAATTTCGGCAAATATCGCCACAACGCCTAACGAAAGCATCATCCCAACATATGGAGGCAAATGTGTAATTACTTTAAATATGGGAACAAAAATAATAGCTCCAAGTCCTAAAAACAGCATAGTAGAACTAAATTTATTCTTGGGTTTACCGTCGGATTCTTGCAATTCTAAAGTTCCTTTAAAAGGTTTTAAAAGTGAAGCAATAAATGTTGGCACCACCATACATAACAATGATGGAATAAATAAGTAAACAAATAATTTACCCGTGGAGACTTTGTCGCCAATCCATAACATAGTCGTAGTCACATCACCAATCGGAGACCAAGCACCACCAGCGTTCGCCGCAATAATAATTAAACCTGCATACCAGATTCTTACATCTCTTTCTTTTACTATTTTTTGAAGGATTGAGATTAAAACAATGGTTGCAGTTAAGTTATCTATAATTGCAGATAGAATAAATGCTAGAATTGCAAACATCCATAGCAATTTCCTTCTACTGTTAAAATTTACAGCGTTTTTAATGGTAGAAAAGCCATCAAAATAATCAATTATTTCCACAATGGTCATGGCACCTAATAAGAATACCAGAATTTCCGCTGTTTTACCCA
Protein-coding sequences here:
- the nhaD gene encoding sodium:proton antiporter NhaD yields the protein METVIILVFVFGYLAITLEHNIKIDKLIPALVMMAISWALISLGIDGFTQWFDSGNHNLMENFGLLGHEEKMHLMEETLLHHLGKTAEILVFLLGAMTIVEIIDYFDGFSTIKNAVNFNSRRKLLWMFAILAFILSAIIDNLTATIVLISILQKIVKERDVRIWYAGLIIIAANAGGAWSPIGDVTTTMLWIGDKVSTGKLFVYLFIPSLLCMVVPTFIASLLKPFKGTLELQESDGKPKNKFSSTMLFLGLGAIIFVPIFKVITHLPPYVGMMLSLGVVAIFAEIYSNSKFAISEVVSEEHAAHASHSPVHHSLSKIELPSILFFLGILMAVAALESLGILFGFAGSLQETMPMLGTEFHHEGVSDLVVLLLGVGSAVIDNVPLVAASLGMFSEPMDNELWHFIAYSAGTGGSMLIIGSAAGVVAMGMEKIDFFWYLKKISWLALVGFLAGAAAFMVTRSIF
- a CDS encoding MotA/TolQ/ExbB proton channel family protein, which produces MIALSTIQDEVDVLTDGESVEKTLSIIELITSGGTSGIVIILILFLLLILAIYIYFERIFAIKAASKVDSNFMNQIKDHVSNGKIDSAQMLCAQQNSPVSRLIAKGITRIGKPLEDINTAIENAGRLEIYNLEKNVSVLATISGVAPMIGFLGTVVGMIISIFELANAGGTIQMDVLASGLYTAMTTTVGGLIVGIIAYVAYNHVVGRTNKVVYQMEANSIEFLDHLNEPI